A section of the Castanea sativa cultivar Marrone di Chiusa Pesio chromosome 12, ASM4071231v1 genome encodes:
- the LOC142619642 gene encoding uncharacterized protein At5g48480, producing the protein MAQQEVTNGGSEKKTGGGNDIMEVIEVKFTALKPQLVVEAPKANEAILFYKAAFGAEELGRTLHPKRKADQELPLILSAQLSLAGSTILVSDLADPSETPAKSEGTGLVFYLETDDVASAVNKAVGAGAVVVSEIAEGEGAGCGLSRVGKVKDPYGVVWAICSPSAKVAEVEA; encoded by the exons ATGGCGCAACAGGAAGTCACCAATGGAGGTTCTGAGAAGAAGACCGGTGGTGGAAACGACATCATGGAGGTGATTGAGGTGAAGTTCACGGCGTTGAAGCCACAGCTGGTGGTGGAGGCTCCGAAAGCAAACGAAGCCATTCTGTTCTACAAGGCTGCTTTTGGCGCTGAAGAGCTTGGCCGTACCTTGCACCCTAAGCGTAAGGCTGACCAAGAGCTCCCTCTCATCCTCTCTGCTCAGCTCAGCCTCGCTGGCTCCACCATTCTCGTCTCTGACCTAGCTGATCCTTCTGAGACTCC GGCCAAGTCTGAGGGAACCGGACTCGTTTTCTACTTGGAGACTGATGACGTGGCGAGTGCTGTCAACAAGGCGGTGGGCGCTGGAGCTGTTGTTGTGAGCGAGATCGCCGAGGGCGAGGGCGCGGGCTGTGGACTATCGCGCGTTGGCAAGGTGAAGGACCCTTACGGTGTCGTTTGGGCTATCTGCTCTCCTTCCGCGAAGGTCGCTGAGGTGGAAGCTTGA